Proteins from one Paenibacillus amylolyticus genomic window:
- the iolB gene encoding 5-deoxy-glucuronate isomerase, with product MLERIVKPVVNPEGDGTLINVTPETAGWEYVGFQVAKLAEGETLTRESGDQELCVVLLSGFANVSTREHTWDNIGKRMSVFEKIPPYSVYVSTSDQVQITARTALEIAICVAPGKGTYPARLIAPEDVGVEARGYGNLERQIHNILPEQKEADSLLVVEVFTPDGHWSSYPPHKHDRDALPDESLLEETYYFRVQPEQGFAIQRIYTDDRSVDETLAVKNGEVVLVPDGYHPVGAPPGYEVYYLNVMAGPTRTWKFHNDPDHEWLMKK from the coding sequence ATGTTAGAACGTATTGTGAAACCCGTGGTCAACCCGGAAGGGGACGGCACGCTGATCAACGTAACACCGGAGACAGCTGGGTGGGAATATGTGGGCTTTCAGGTAGCGAAACTGGCGGAGGGGGAGACCTTAACCCGTGAGAGTGGTGATCAAGAACTCTGTGTCGTGCTTCTCAGTGGTTTCGCCAATGTAAGCACCCGGGAGCATACATGGGATAATATCGGGAAACGAATGAGTGTTTTCGAGAAAATCCCGCCGTATTCGGTCTACGTCTCAACTTCCGATCAAGTGCAGATCACAGCACGTACTGCATTGGAAATTGCTATATGTGTTGCACCTGGTAAAGGCACGTACCCGGCTCGTCTCATTGCACCCGAAGATGTAGGAGTAGAGGCAAGAGGGTATGGCAATCTGGAACGCCAGATTCACAACATTTTGCCGGAACAGAAGGAAGCAGACAGCTTGCTTGTTGTTGAGGTATTCACACCCGATGGGCATTGGTCCAGTTACCCGCCACATAAGCATGATCGGGACGCGCTCCCGGATGAATCTTTGCTTGAAGAAACGTATTATTTCCGTGTGCAGCCTGAGCAAGGGTTTGCCATTCAGCGCATATATACGGATGATCGTTCTGTGGATGAGACGTTAGCAGTGAAGAACGGGGAAGTGGTGCTTGTTCCGGACGGATATCATCCGGTAGGTGCTCCTCCGGGGTATGAGGTTTACTATCTGAACGTGATGGCTGGCCCGACGCGGACATGGAAATTCCATAACGATCCTGACCATGAGTGGTTGATGAAAAAGTAA
- a CDS encoding GNAT family N-acetyltransferase, which yields MTNYHVRPIKEEDIPFLWEMLYASLHTREGDEPLPIESVHTPELSKYVEDWGREGDFGYIAVDQHDQRLGSITLRFYTDQNAGYGYVDADTPEMGMAVTEDARGKGIGTLLLQTALDEVERRGIEAVSLSVDPDNRAIHLYSRLGFVEKGLCGTSVTMVRVSASES from the coding sequence ATGACCAACTATCATGTTCGTCCGATTAAGGAAGAAGATATCCCGTTTCTGTGGGAGATGTTATACGCATCCTTGCATACACGAGAAGGTGACGAACCTCTCCCAATCGAAAGTGTTCATACTCCTGAACTGTCCAAATACGTTGAAGACTGGGGAAGAGAAGGAGACTTCGGGTATATTGCGGTTGACCAACATGACCAAAGATTAGGTTCAATAACATTACGATTCTATACGGATCAGAATGCGGGATATGGTTATGTGGATGCAGATACGCCAGAGATGGGGATGGCTGTGACGGAAGATGCACGTGGAAAAGGAATTGGTACCTTACTGCTTCAGACCGCATTAGATGAGGTTGAACGGCGGGGAATTGAAGCAGTCTCCCTCAGTGTTGATCCGGATAACCGAGCGATTCACTTGTATAGTCGGTTAGGATTTGTGGAGAAGGGTCTCTGTGGGACGTCGGTAACGATGGTACGAGTGAGTGCTTCGGAATCATGA
- a CDS encoding CoA-acylating methylmalonate-semialdehyde dehydrogenase, with protein sequence MGKGISEASATATTVQNWIGGAWVTPAATRTEPVVNPATEEVIAHVPLSEQADVDLAVQTAREAFKSWSGTPVPRRARILFRFQQLLVEHWEELARLVTLENGKSYAEAYGEVLRGIECVEFAAGAPNLMMGKQLPDIATGLESGMYRYPIGVIGGITPFNFPMMVPCWMFPLAIACGNTFVLKPSERTPLLAGRLAELFKEAGLPDGVLNIVHGAHDVVNGLLEHKDVQAISFVGSQPVAEYVYTTASKHGKRVQALAGAKNHSIVMPDADLDLAVKEITSAAFGSAGERCMACSVVVAVGDVADELVQKLVEAADRITIGNGMDEGVFLGPVIRGPHKERTLHYIESGEQEGAALIRDGRKDQETDGSGYFVGPTVFDQVQSNMKIWQDEIFAPVLSVARVSTLEEAIELANRSDFANGACLFTRSGASMRQFRETIDAGMLGINLGVPAPMAFFPFSGWKKSFYGDLHANGTDGVEFYTRKKMVTARW encoded by the coding sequence ATGGGAAAAGGAATATCTGAAGCGTCTGCAACAGCGACAACGGTACAAAACTGGATCGGAGGTGCCTGGGTAACCCCAGCGGCAACTCGTACGGAGCCGGTTGTAAACCCGGCTACAGAAGAGGTGATTGCACACGTGCCACTGTCTGAACAAGCGGACGTGGATCTGGCCGTACAGACGGCACGGGAAGCGTTCAAGTCCTGGAGCGGCACGCCGGTTCCACGCCGTGCACGTATTCTGTTCCGCTTCCAGCAGCTGCTGGTGGAGCATTGGGAAGAGCTCGCCCGCCTGGTAACGCTGGAGAACGGCAAAAGCTACGCTGAAGCGTATGGTGAGGTATTGCGTGGCATTGAGTGTGTCGAGTTTGCGGCAGGTGCCCCGAATCTAATGATGGGCAAACAGCTGCCTGATATCGCGACAGGACTGGAGTCTGGCATGTATCGTTACCCAATCGGAGTTATTGGGGGAATTACCCCGTTCAACTTCCCGATGATGGTGCCGTGCTGGATGTTCCCGCTGGCTATCGCATGCGGTAACACCTTTGTTCTGAAGCCGTCCGAGCGTACACCGCTCCTGGCAGGCCGCCTGGCAGAGCTGTTTAAGGAAGCAGGGCTTCCGGACGGAGTGCTCAACATCGTACATGGTGCACATGATGTCGTGAATGGCCTGCTGGAACATAAGGATGTTCAAGCAATCTCCTTTGTCGGATCACAACCTGTGGCTGAATACGTCTACACCACTGCATCCAAGCATGGCAAACGGGTACAGGCACTCGCAGGCGCCAAAAACCACTCCATCGTTATGCCAGACGCTGATCTCGACCTAGCCGTGAAAGAGATTACCAGTGCAGCCTTTGGCTCAGCAGGGGAGCGCTGCATGGCATGTTCGGTTGTCGTGGCTGTCGGTGATGTGGCTGATGAACTGGTGCAAAAGCTGGTGGAAGCAGCAGATCGCATTACCATCGGTAATGGTATGGATGAGGGCGTGTTCCTTGGTCCTGTTATCCGTGGACCACATAAAGAGCGTACACTCCATTACATTGAGTCCGGAGAGCAGGAAGGCGCGGCCTTGATTCGGGATGGACGCAAAGATCAGGAAACAGATGGTTCGGGTTATTTTGTAGGACCAACGGTATTCGACCAGGTGCAGAGCAATATGAAAATCTGGCAGGATGAGATCTTTGCCCCAGTACTCTCGGTGGCAAGAGTGTCTACGCTGGAGGAAGCCATTGAGCTTGCGAACCGTTCCGACTTCGCGAATGGTGCGTGTCTGTTCACCCGTAGCGGTGCAAGTATGCGTCAATTCCGGGAGACAATTGATGCGGGCATGTTGGGGATTAACCTGGGTGTACCTGCACCAATGGCATTTTTCCCGTTTTCCGGTTGGAAGAAGTCCTTCTATGGTGATCTGCATGCCAACGGCACGGATGGTGTTGAATTCTACACTCGCAAGAAGATGGTAACGGCACGCTGGTAA
- a CDS encoding methyl-accepting chemotaxis protein: protein MKLKPKLMIMFLVAVLITAIPLASLGLVQTERQAMRNVDSKLNGLMASSANQLDGWISSNAKVIETLAFVIQEGVPEGELTEEYFNIMKLGSNKESLSDLYYGSEQDGSFMNGSDWSPDADYDPRQRPWYQEAKQANQLTFSDPYLDMMSKQYAVSIAMPVQNKEGALQGVVAGDLLLSTLTDTVAKINLDGLGYTFLIDKNGLLLAHPDDKLVNTSVTDNAELNPLLADMQANASGQKPFQNNGEGYLLFYHQIPSTGWVVGSIISEKLAYAEYYKLRNNYILIIAITLLVVLAGAYWIATLFIKPLRSLHGTSRQMSSGDFTGRVQIKGRDEFAELGMAFNQMSDQLSSLFRQVTASADRVQRISGEMQEHTDNTKRIAEQISIATDELAQGSSTQAESVYDGSSRLSEMSDSVGGINRSVEQSVTMMREAGEAMLAGLQAVDHQVELSDGNRQSIDRVGESISLLADKSQKIEGIVSMIQAIASQTNLLALNASIEAARAGEHGRGFAVVAEEVRKLAEQSAGSAQDIIVLLNEIQAASRQSVSEVDSAEHGIEQQVAAVHEMRNSFMRIKQSIEGIDNQLQQVSSATTELDNSSGKIAEVISSVAAMSEQSAASTEEVASSTQEQFNYITSISERSNELAQQANTLAEEVKRFKI, encoded by the coding sequence ATGAAGCTCAAACCAAAATTAATGATCATGTTTCTTGTAGCTGTGTTGATCACCGCAATTCCACTGGCTTCACTAGGCTTGGTACAAACGGAAAGACAAGCCATGCGTAATGTTGACTCCAAATTGAATGGCTTAATGGCTTCTTCGGCAAATCAGTTGGATGGCTGGATCAGCAGTAATGCCAAAGTGATCGAAACATTAGCTTTTGTCATCCAGGAGGGCGTACCTGAGGGCGAACTCACAGAAGAATACTTTAACATTATGAAGCTGGGCAGTAACAAAGAGAGTCTGTCGGATCTGTATTACGGTTCAGAACAAGACGGCAGTTTCATGAACGGGTCAGACTGGTCTCCCGATGCTGATTATGATCCAAGACAACGTCCTTGGTACCAGGAAGCAAAGCAGGCCAATCAGTTAACATTCTCTGACCCCTATCTCGATATGATGTCGAAGCAATATGCGGTGTCGATTGCCATGCCGGTCCAAAATAAAGAAGGCGCATTGCAAGGGGTTGTCGCAGGCGACTTGTTGCTCTCTACACTTACCGATACAGTGGCAAAAATAAATCTGGACGGATTAGGCTACACCTTTTTAATCGATAAAAACGGACTGCTTCTGGCTCACCCTGATGATAAACTCGTTAACACTTCAGTCACTGATAATGCGGAGTTAAACCCGCTGCTGGCAGATATGCAGGCGAATGCATCCGGTCAGAAGCCTTTCCAAAATAATGGTGAGGGGTATCTGTTGTTCTATCATCAGATTCCAAGTACTGGCTGGGTTGTAGGCTCCATCATCTCCGAGAAGTTGGCCTACGCTGAATATTATAAATTGCGCAATAACTACATTCTGATTATCGCTATTACGTTGCTGGTTGTGCTGGCAGGTGCCTATTGGATTGCAACACTCTTCATCAAACCGCTGAGAAGTCTGCATGGAACGTCCCGCCAGATGTCCAGTGGTGATTTTACAGGACGGGTGCAGATCAAAGGCAGAGATGAGTTCGCAGAGCTTGGTATGGCATTCAATCAGATGTCCGATCAGCTTAGCTCACTGTTCAGACAAGTAACAGCTTCTGCTGACCGCGTACAACGTATTTCGGGTGAGATGCAGGAGCATACGGATAACACCAAGCGCATCGCTGAGCAGATCTCCATTGCTACGGATGAACTCGCTCAAGGCTCCAGTACACAGGCCGAGTCCGTGTATGATGGCTCAAGTCGTCTGTCGGAGATGAGTGATAGTGTCGGCGGCATTAATCGCAGTGTAGAACAGTCCGTAACGATGATGCGTGAAGCAGGCGAAGCCATGCTGGCTGGTTTACAGGCAGTGGATCACCAGGTGGAACTTTCGGATGGCAACCGCCAATCGATTGATCGTGTCGGTGAATCAATCTCCCTGCTCGCAGACAAATCACAGAAAATTGAAGGCATCGTCAGCATGATTCAGGCTATTGCCTCCCAGACCAACCTGCTTGCCCTGAACGCTTCCATTGAAGCGGCCAGAGCGGGTGAACATGGACGGGGATTCGCGGTGGTTGCCGAGGAAGTGCGCAAATTGGCTGAACAATCCGCAGGCTCTGCTCAGGATATCATCGTATTGCTGAATGAAATCCAGGCAGCTAGCCGCCAAAGTGTGAGCGAGGTTGATTCTGCCGAACATGGCATTGAGCAGCAGGTCGCTGCCGTGCATGAGATGCGCAATTCGTTTATGCGAATCAAACAATCCATTGAAGGCATCGATAACCAGCTCCAGCAGGTATCGTCTGCCACAACCGAATTGGATAACAGCTCTGGCAAGATTGCTGAAGTGATCTCCAGTGTTGCGGCCATGTCGGAACAGAGTGCCGCTTCCACGGAGGAAGTTGCTTCTTCTACGCAGGAGCAGTTCAATTACATCACGAGTATCTCAGAGCGTTCCAATGAACTGGCTCAACAAGCGAATACGCTCGCTGAAGAAGTGAAAAGGTTCAAGATATAA
- the iolC gene encoding 5-dehydro-2-deoxygluconokinase, whose product MTYVSFPESRKKDFTAIGRLCIDLNANEINRPMEETMTFTKYVGGSPANITIGMSRLGMETAFIGKIANDQMGQFIHSYLEKNGIDTSNVVTDDTGAVTGLAFTEIKSPTDCSILMYRDNVADLLLRAQEVQEQLIADSKVLLISGTALAQSPSREAVLQALTYAKKHGTVIVFDLDYRPYTWTSDEETAVYYNLAAEKCDIILGTREEFDMMETFDHNPDHSDQVTAQKWFDFSANIVVIKHGKEGSIAYTREGLSHRADSYPAKVVKTFGAGDSYAAGFLYGLMQGWTIERSMAYGSGAASIVISSHSCSDAMPTVEQVNDYIERCNRGEITVS is encoded by the coding sequence ATGACTTATGTATCCTTTCCAGAATCCAGGAAGAAGGATTTCACCGCGATTGGTCGCTTGTGCATCGACTTGAACGCCAATGAGATCAATCGCCCGATGGAAGAGACGATGACGTTTACGAAATATGTGGGTGGCTCGCCGGCCAATATTACGATAGGCATGTCCAGACTGGGTATGGAGACGGCTTTTATCGGTAAGATCGCGAATGACCAGATGGGTCAATTCATCCATAGCTATCTGGAGAAGAACGGCATCGACACATCGAATGTGGTGACAGATGACACCGGAGCGGTGACAGGGCTTGCTTTTACCGAGATCAAAAGCCCAACCGATTGCAGTATCCTGATGTACCGGGACAATGTGGCCGATCTGTTATTACGGGCACAAGAGGTACAGGAGCAGTTGATTGCTGACTCCAAAGTGCTGCTGATCTCAGGCACGGCCCTCGCGCAGAGTCCATCTCGTGAAGCCGTATTACAGGCACTAACGTATGCGAAAAAACATGGCACCGTCATTGTGTTTGATCTGGACTATCGCCCATATACATGGACATCAGATGAAGAGACAGCGGTCTATTACAACCTCGCAGCCGAGAAATGCGACATTATCCTGGGCACACGTGAAGAGTTCGACATGATGGAGACATTCGACCACAATCCCGATCATAGCGATCAGGTGACTGCACAGAAATGGTTTGATTTTTCAGCCAACATTGTTGTAATCAAACACGGGAAGGAAGGCTCCATTGCTTATACGCGTGAAGGGCTTTCCCACCGTGCGGACAGCTATCCGGCCAAAGTGGTCAAAACGTTCGGTGCAGGCGACTCTTACGCGGCAGGTTTCCTGTATGGATTGATGCAGGGCTGGACGATTGAGCGCAGTATGGCGTACGGCAGTGGGGCAGCAAGTATCGTCATTTCCAGCCACAGCTGTTCGGATGCGATGCCAACGGTGGAACAGGTGAATGATTACATCGAACGTTGCAATCGGGGCGAGATCACCGTGTCCTGA
- a CDS encoding DUF4261 domain-containing protein, protein MQVVCAHIAAPVPDREVEENARLNILWREAQQVTSRHQSQIIVSVLNATHAIEGHVLFTQTASALLQLDHALAIYMAPLVVEASQYVETSRGIKHDELPVSLWIFIGLFQNAEGASAYTYGLRNFGKEEMEIIHSSESLSDVFEMMFMTTTYVVENDVTLHDGETLGFSAEQKLSISLSKGVATEGNSLKIGF, encoded by the coding sequence ATGCAGGTGGTATGTGCTCATATTGCCGCGCCTGTACCTGACCGTGAAGTCGAGGAGAATGCCCGGCTAAATATCCTTTGGCGAGAAGCGCAGCAGGTTACCTCACGGCACCAATCTCAGATTATTGTGTCGGTTCTGAACGCAACCCATGCCATTGAGGGACATGTTCTCTTCACTCAAACAGCGAGTGCCTTGTTGCAGTTGGATCACGCGCTGGCAATATACATGGCCCCCCTTGTCGTTGAAGCCAGTCAGTATGTCGAAACCAGCCGCGGGATCAAGCATGACGAGTTGCCCGTCTCGCTCTGGATTTTCATCGGATTATTCCAGAATGCCGAAGGCGCTTCAGCTTATACTTACGGATTACGTAACTTTGGAAAAGAAGAGATGGAGATTATACACTCGTCTGAATCCTTGAGCGATGTATTTGAGATGATGTTCATGACCACAACGTATGTGGTTGAAAACGACGTCACACTGCATGACGGAGAAACACTCGGTTTCTCGGCAGAACAAAAGCTAAGCATTTCCCTTTCCAAAGGTGTAGCAACGGAAGGTAACAGTTTGAAGATTGGATTCTAA
- a CDS encoding LacI family DNA-binding transcriptional regulator translates to MKATIYDIAREAGVSIATVSQVINGKGKISEKRRAEIMEIMERLHYQPSAIAAALTGKQTYTLGLLVPDISNPYFAELARAVEDRSRQLGYSVVICSTDNKDERVERYLNLLQQKRVDGMMIGTGIDNAEILSPLLQQSIPVALIARHMPSLSVHTVTIDDMLGGALAAEHLLELGHTRVAVLSEPSKVSSSQERVRGFRETLNKAGYTLEADQIRESAADLSSAKKEALLLLGENDHPTGLFCCNDIQAIGALQAAKELGLRVPEDVSIIGFDNTILASVTSPPLTTVAQPIEELGHRAVDLLIEELKDEQKEPQKIVLKPELVIRESAGHVLS, encoded by the coding sequence ATGAAAGCAACCATATACGATATAGCACGTGAGGCGGGTGTATCCATTGCAACCGTCTCGCAGGTCATTAATGGCAAAGGCAAGATCAGTGAGAAGCGCCGTGCCGAGATTATGGAGATCATGGAACGCCTCCACTATCAACCCAGTGCGATCGCAGCTGCACTTACAGGCAAGCAGACGTACACATTGGGGCTGCTCGTACCGGACATTTCGAACCCGTATTTCGCAGAACTGGCCAGAGCGGTAGAGGATCGAAGCCGGCAATTGGGCTACAGCGTGGTCATCTGCAGTACGGATAATAAGGACGAGCGGGTAGAGCGTTACTTGAATCTGCTCCAGCAAAAAAGGGTCGATGGCATGATGATCGGAACCGGGATCGATAATGCCGAGATTTTGTCACCCCTTCTGCAACAGTCGATACCTGTTGCTCTGATTGCCCGTCATATGCCTTCGCTGTCGGTACATACGGTCACCATCGACGACATGCTCGGCGGAGCACTTGCAGCGGAGCATCTGCTTGAACTTGGGCACACCCGTGTAGCGGTATTGTCTGAACCGTCCAAAGTCAGCAGCAGTCAAGAACGTGTACGCGGATTCCGTGAAACGCTGAATAAGGCAGGTTATACGCTGGAAGCAGATCAGATCCGAGAATCTGCAGCTGACCTGAGCTCGGCCAAAAAAGAGGCGCTACTGCTGCTCGGTGAGAACGATCATCCCACAGGTTTGTTCTGTTGTAATGACATACAGGCCATCGGTGCGCTTCAGGCAGCCAAAGAGCTAGGGTTACGCGTGCCAGAGGATGTGTCGATTATCGGATTCGATAATACCATTCTTGCTTCGGTAACCAGTCCACCGCTTACAACCGTTGCCCAGCCAATTGAAGAACTGGGACATCGCGCCGTAGATCTGTTGATCGAAGAGTTGAAGGATGAACAAAAAGAGCCACAGAAGATTGTGTTGAAGCCCGAATTGGTTATCCGAGAATCCGCAGGTCATGTATTGAGCTGA